ATAATTTTCAATAAGTTCAATACTCTCTAAAATATGGTCTATAAATACTTAGGAATCTTTTTTCATAGTATCACTTCCTGTTCGCGAAGTATCCTGTCCTTTAAAAGAGGATGCAGAGAATTGTATGTAAGAACATCAACCTTCCTTTTCAGCATCTCTTCGAGTTCTAATTTTAAGCCTACAAGGTCAAGCAGGCTTTTTCTCTCTTTGAATTCAATGAGAATATCTATGTCGCTTTCATCAGTCAATTCTCCTCTTACAACAGAACCAAAAAGGGATGCACGTTTAACGTCATTCTGTTTGAGTGCATTGAGAATTTTCCCTCTTATTTCGATTATTTGTTCATTCATTTATGTAACCTTCTTTTTGATTCATTTTAATTCCCCTCATTGAACCCCTCGACAATCTCTATCTCTTCGGGGGTCAGGTCAAAGAGTTTGTAGACGAGCTGGTCTATCTGGGATTCCAAGAGTTGTACCTGGGATTGTTTTTGTGGGTTGTCGGGATAGTCGGGGACGCTTCGGTTTTTAAGATTCTTCCCGCAATCTTGCGTCAACCTTTGCGTCAACTCTTGCGTCAACCTATTTAATGACATAATATATTGCCCTGCCAGCACCTTTTTGCTCAATAAGATCTATTTCGGTTAGCTTTATAATTTCCTTATGCGCTGCCTGGCGTGAGATTTTAAACATCGTTTGGATTTCGCCGCTTGTTATTTGCCCATTTGAAATTATATTTTCCATAATTTTCATTTGCTTTTCTGTGAGTGCAATCTGTCCCCTGGATTCTTTTTTATGTTTTTCCAGAGAAAGTTGTAGTGCCTTCTCTTTTACCTTTGTGATGGAGAGAAGAACGCCATCTGTGAAATATTCAAGCCAGTCGGTAAGATCGAGTGTTTTCTGGTCAACTGATTTTAAAGCGTGGTAGTATGCATTCCTCTCGCTATCGTAATAGTCATCAAGTGCA
The window above is part of the ANME-2 cluster archaeon genome. Proteins encoded here:
- a CDS encoding nucleotidyltransferase family protein encodes the protein MNEQIIEIRGKILNALKQNDVKRASLFGSVVRGELTDESDIDILIEFKERKSLLDLVGLKLELEEMLKRKVDVLTYNSLHPLLKDRILREQEVIL